A region of Natribaculum luteum DNA encodes the following proteins:
- a CDS encoding ORC1-type DNA replication protein, whose protein sequence is MPGDPDEGMLSWDESVFRNEHVFEIDYVPETFKHREAQMQSLSYALRPAVRGSRPLNVMVRGPPGTGKTTAIQKLFDEVGAQTRDVRTIRVNCQVNATRYSVFSRLFEGTFDYEPPSSGISFKKLFSQIAEKLVEEDRVLVVALDDVNYLFYENEASDTLYSLLRAHEEHPGAKIGVIVVSSDPTLEVIDELDSRVQSVFRPEDVYFPVYDEPEIVDILDERVVRGFHDGVISREGLEYVAELTAESGDLRVGIDLLRRAGLNAEMRASRVVERQDVEKAYETSKYVNLSRSLSSLSENERELVRVIAEHDGEQAGEVYEAFHEETGLGYTRYSEIVNKLDQLGLIEAEYAEIEGRGRSRSLTLSYEKDAVLERLE, encoded by the coding sequence ATGCCTGGCGACCCCGACGAGGGGATGTTGTCGTGGGACGAGTCAGTGTTCAGAAACGAGCACGTCTTCGAAATCGACTACGTTCCCGAGACGTTCAAGCACCGCGAGGCGCAGATGCAGAGCCTCAGCTACGCACTGCGTCCGGCGGTCCGGGGTTCTCGTCCCCTGAACGTCATGGTTCGCGGGCCGCCCGGAACCGGCAAGACGACCGCCATCCAGAAGCTGTTCGACGAAGTCGGCGCACAGACCCGCGACGTTCGTACCATCCGCGTCAACTGTCAGGTCAACGCCACCCGCTACTCGGTCTTCTCGAGACTGTTCGAGGGAACGTTCGACTACGAACCCCCGTCGTCGGGCATCTCGTTCAAGAAGCTGTTCAGCCAGATCGCCGAAAAGCTCGTCGAGGAAGACCGGGTCCTCGTCGTCGCGCTCGACGACGTCAACTACCTCTTCTACGAGAACGAGGCCTCCGACACCCTCTACTCGCTGCTTCGCGCCCACGAGGAACACCCCGGCGCGAAGATCGGCGTCATCGTCGTCTCCTCGGATCCCACGCTCGAGGTGATCGACGAACTCGACTCGCGCGTCCAGAGTGTCTTTCGGCCCGAAGACGTCTACTTTCCCGTCTACGACGAACCCGAGATCGTCGACATCCTCGACGAACGCGTCGTGCGTGGCTTTCACGACGGCGTCATCTCGAGGGAGGGTCTCGAGTACGTCGCCGAGCTGACCGCCGAGAGCGGCGATCTGCGGGTCGGCATCGACCTGTTGCGTCGGGCCGGCCTGAACGCCGAGATGCGCGCGAGCCGCGTCGTCGAGCGCCAGGACGTCGAGAAAGCCTACGAGACCTCGAAGTACGTCAACCTCTCGCGGAGTCTCTCGAGTCTAAGCGAGAACGAACGCGAACTCGTCCGGGTCATCGCCGAACACGACGGCGAGCAGGCCGGCGAGGTCTACGAGGCGTTCCACGAGGAGACGGGTCTTGGCTACACCCGCTACTCGGAAATCGTCAACAAGCTCGATCAGCTCGGCCTGATCGAAGCCGAGTACGCCGAGATCGAGGGTCGAGGTCGGTCGCGATCGCTCACGCTCTCCTACGAGAAAGACGCCGTCCTCGAGCGCCTCGAATGA
- the glmS gene encoding glutamine--fructose-6-phosphate transaminase (isomerizing): protein MCGIIARIGRGDAADTLLSGLENLEYRGYDSAGIAVQNGSGVKVHKCSGEVSELKADLPKAPSGNMGIGHTRWSTHGPPTDENAHPHTDTAGDVAVVHNGVIENYEVLKAELQSRGHEFESDTDTEVIPHLIDEYRETAATTEAAVRQAVATLEGSYAIAAIVDGEEAVYAARQGSPLVLGIDADEWYLASDVPAFLDHTDEVIYLEDGDVVVLEPDAYRITDRDGNPVTRSVDTVDWDPEDAGKGEYDHYMRKEIDSQPSALSNTIEGRIEDGEVALEGLPAGTFADVETVQFVACGTSYHAAMYGEQLLKAAGVHAQVIRASEYDSMAGPVDETTLAVAVTQSGETADTLDAIRTASGRGARTLAVTNVVGSTAAREADDAVYIRAGPEVGVAATKTYSSQAVTLALLTQRLAADVSGGATLEDVETMLATLEDLPDHVEEVLEASRAETLAREFLDSRSYFFIGHGLGYSVALEGALKFKEITYEHAEGFASGELKHGPLALVTDETPIFAVFTGHDDGKTKTNAIEAQARGAPVVAVCPDDHPAVEVADAHLSIPETHPVWAGLLANVQLQLVSYHAADLLGRPIDKPRNLAKSVTVE from the coding sequence ATGTGCGGGATCATCGCACGTATCGGACGTGGCGACGCGGCAGACACGCTGTTGTCCGGCCTCGAGAACCTCGAGTATCGAGGATACGACTCCGCAGGGATCGCCGTCCAGAACGGTTCGGGCGTGAAGGTCCACAAGTGTTCGGGCGAGGTCTCCGAGCTCAAAGCCGACCTGCCGAAGGCCCCGAGCGGAAACATGGGGATCGGCCACACCCGCTGGAGCACGCACGGCCCGCCGACAGACGAGAACGCCCACCCGCACACGGACACTGCGGGTGACGTCGCCGTCGTCCACAACGGCGTCATCGAGAACTACGAGGTACTCAAAGCCGAGCTCCAGTCGAGGGGTCACGAGTTCGAAAGCGACACCGACACGGAGGTCATCCCGCACCTGATCGACGAGTACCGGGAGACGGCCGCCACCACCGAAGCGGCCGTTCGGCAGGCGGTGGCCACCCTCGAGGGGAGCTACGCTATCGCCGCTATCGTCGACGGAGAAGAGGCGGTCTACGCGGCGCGACAGGGATCGCCACTCGTCCTCGGGATCGACGCCGACGAGTGGTACCTCGCGAGCGACGTCCCGGCGTTCCTCGATCACACCGACGAGGTGATCTACCTCGAGGACGGCGACGTCGTCGTTCTCGAGCCCGACGCCTACCGGATCACCGACCGGGACGGCAACCCCGTCACGCGGTCGGTCGACACTGTCGACTGGGACCCCGAGGACGCGGGGAAAGGCGAGTACGACCACTACATGCGAAAGGAGATCGACAGCCAGCCGTCGGCGCTCTCGAACACGATCGAGGGACGCATCGAAGACGGCGAGGTCGCCCTCGAGGGGCTGCCGGCCGGCACGTTCGCCGACGTCGAGACCGTCCAGTTCGTCGCCTGCGGAACGTCGTACCACGCCGCCATGTACGGCGAGCAGTTGCTGAAAGCCGCGGGCGTACACGCACAGGTGATCCGCGCGAGCGAGTACGACTCGATGGCGGGGCCGGTCGACGAGACGACGCTCGCCGTCGCCGTCACCCAGAGCGGCGAGACCGCCGACACGCTCGACGCCATCCGGACGGCGAGCGGTCGCGGGGCTCGCACGCTTGCGGTGACGAACGTCGTCGGGTCGACGGCCGCCCGCGAGGCCGACGACGCGGTGTACATCCGCGCCGGCCCCGAGGTCGGCGTTGCAGCGACGAAGACCTACTCCTCGCAGGCGGTCACGCTCGCGTTGCTCACCCAGCGTCTCGCAGCGGACGTTTCCGGCGGGGCGACTCTCGAGGACGTCGAGACGATGCTCGCAACACTCGAGGACCTGCCGGACCACGTCGAGGAAGTCCTCGAGGCCAGTCGCGCCGAGACGCTGGCCCGCGAGTTCCTCGATAGCAGATCGTACTTCTTCATCGGCCACGGCCTCGGCTACTCGGTCGCACTCGAGGGCGCGCTGAAGTTCAAGGAGATCACCTACGAGCACGCCGAAGGCTTCGCCTCCGGGGAGCTCAAACACGGCCCCCTGGCGCTCGTAACCGACGAGACGCCGATCTTCGCCGTCTTCACCGGCCACGACGACGGCAAGACGAAGACGAACGCCATCGAAGCCCAGGCTCGTGGTGCACCCGTCGTCGCCGTCTGTCCCGACGACCACCCGGCGGTCGAAGTGGCCGACGCCCACCTGTCGATTCCGGAGACGCACCCCGTGTGGGCAGGGCTGCTGGCGAACGTCCAGCTTCAGCTCGTCTCCTACCACGCGGCCGACCTGCTCGGGCGGCCGATCGACAAGCCGCGCAACCTCGCGAAAAGCGTCACCGTCGAGTGA
- a CDS encoding helix-turn-helix transcriptional regulator, giving the protein MVNRTQTAIDVSSAPVLEAAATGTVSMQCSSAGACALASPSPLSVAGEYANGPLLWSLPLRVTAVWELGLIVILLLTTGVLVASRLADAAADRKTNVADLSLSGESPSNDDATHERHSYENLISSSTPPELLSDRGRVVRILVENGGRVRQRQIVEETGWSKSKVSRLLSKMQNAGQIEKVSVGRENVVVFPDERSTAEARSTDILSDNRQ; this is encoded by the coding sequence ATGGTGAACAGAACCCAGACCGCGATCGACGTCTCGTCCGCACCGGTGCTCGAAGCGGCAGCGACCGGTACGGTCTCGATGCAGTGCTCGTCGGCGGGCGCGTGTGCGCTCGCGTCGCCGTCGCCGCTTTCCGTGGCCGGCGAGTACGCGAACGGACCGTTGCTCTGGTCGCTCCCACTGCGCGTTACGGCGGTCTGGGAGCTGGGGCTGATCGTGATTTTGCTCCTGACGACCGGCGTTCTCGTCGCGAGTCGCCTGGCGGACGCGGCGGCGGATCGAAAGACGAACGTCGCCGACCTCTCGCTGTCGGGCGAGTCACCGTCGAACGACGACGCGACCCACGAGAGACACAGCTACGAGAACCTCATCTCCTCGAGCACGCCGCCGGAACTACTGAGCGACAGAGGCCGCGTCGTCCGGATACTCGTCGAGAACGGCGGCCGAGTTCGGCAACGACAGATCGTCGAGGAAACCGGCTGGTCGAAGTCGAAAGTCAGTCGCCTGCTCTCGAAGATGCAAAACGCCGGACAGATCGAGAAGGTCTCCGTCGGGCGGGAGAACGTGGTCGTCTTCCCCGACGAACGATCGACGGCGGAGGCCCGGTCGACGGACATACTGTCGGACAACAGACAGTGA
- a CDS encoding nucleotide sugar dehydrogenase: MTPTISDTERQRENGESDHAGRPAERGVTIQHSSVQHAREATVCVVGLGYVGLPLTVGFARADYRVIGYDVDESKIETLQEGIDTTGDLTDEAIQQDNVAYTADATEICDAEYVAIAVPTPIDDEERPNLDYVESAAATVGSHMQPGTTVVLESTVYPGATREVLVPTLERASGLRVGEDFFVGYSPERATPGDSEHGLEDVVKVVSGQNEEVLEDVAALYESVVDAGVYRASSIEAAEACKVVENVQRDVNIALVNELSTALERMGVDTHEVLEAAGTKWNFHDYRPGLVGGHCIPVDPYFLVHRSRREGFVPELLLTSRQVNESMPERVAELTIKSLNHCHKTLRESRVLLLGLTYKPDVADIRSSKVADVVTYLREFDVDVVGYDPHGDPDAIRESFGVDVQESLSFSGFDAVVLATPHERFLELDLGSVAEQLNDDPALVDVTGALEPEDATSEGLVYRRL; this comes from the coding sequence ATGACCCCGACAATAAGCGACACCGAGCGACAGAGGGAGAACGGAGAGAGTGACCACGCAGGACGCCCAGCCGAGCGCGGTGTCACGATCCAGCACTCGAGCGTCCAGCACGCTCGAGAGGCGACAGTCTGTGTCGTCGGACTCGGATACGTCGGGCTCCCGCTTACGGTGGGGTTCGCCCGGGCGGACTACCGCGTGATCGGATACGACGTCGACGAGTCGAAGATCGAGACTCTCCAGGAGGGGATCGATACGACCGGCGACCTCACGGACGAGGCGATCCAGCAGGACAACGTCGCCTACACGGCAGACGCGACGGAAATCTGTGACGCCGAGTACGTCGCCATCGCCGTTCCGACGCCGATCGACGACGAGGAGCGGCCGAACCTCGACTACGTCGAGAGCGCCGCCGCCACCGTCGGCTCGCACATGCAACCCGGGACGACGGTCGTCCTCGAGTCGACCGTCTATCCGGGAGCGACGCGAGAGGTCCTGGTTCCGACGCTCGAGCGCGCGTCGGGGCTCCGTGTGGGCGAGGATTTCTTCGTCGGCTACTCTCCCGAGCGGGCTACGCCGGGCGACTCGGAGCACGGCCTCGAGGACGTCGTCAAGGTCGTCAGCGGACAGAACGAGGAGGTACTCGAGGACGTCGCCGCGCTGTACGAGTCGGTCGTCGACGCTGGCGTCTACCGCGCCTCCTCGATCGAGGCCGCCGAGGCGTGCAAGGTCGTCGAGAACGTCCAGCGCGACGTCAACATCGCGCTGGTGAACGAACTGTCGACGGCCCTCGAACGCATGGGGGTCGACACCCACGAGGTGCTCGAGGCGGCGGGCACGAAGTGGAACTTCCACGACTATCGACCGGGGCTCGTCGGCGGTCACTGCATTCCGGTCGATCCGTACTTCCTCGTCCACCGCTCGAGACGCGAGGGGTTCGTCCCCGAGTTGCTGCTGACGAGTCGGCAGGTGAACGAGTCGATGCCCGAGCGCGTCGCCGAGCTGACGATCAAGTCGCTCAACCACTGTCACAAGACGTTGCGGGAGAGTCGCGTTTTGCTCCTCGGGCTGACGTACAAACCGGACGTGGCGGACATCCGTAGCTCGAAAGTCGCCGACGTCGTCACCTACCTCCGGGAGTTCGACGTCGACGTCGTGGGCTACGATCCCCACGGCGACCCCGACGCAATCCGCGAATCGTTCGGCGTCGACGTCCAGGAGTCGCTCTCGTTTTCGGGGTTCGACGCCGTCGTGCTGGCGACGCCACACGAGCGGTTCCTCGAGCTGGATCTCGGTTCCGTGGCCGAGCAACTCAACGACGACCCCGCGTTGGTCGACGTGACCGGCGCGCTCGAGCCGGAGGACGCGACGAGCGAAGGACTCGTCTACCGGAGGCTGTAA
- a CDS encoding glycosyltransferase family 2 protein, translating to MYRGHTIGVVVPAYNERAHVGEVLSTMPAFVDRVYAVDDCSSDGTWEIIQSYATADADADETELTAVVDDRLTPSIADGGVPAGPEIVPIRHAENVGAGGALRTGYVRAREDGVDVVATMDADGQMDPDQLSRLLDPIVEGEADYTKGNRLADRDDRREMPPFRLFGNWLLTQITKIASGYWGLQDPQNGYTAISHEALAAVDVESLPDDHDYPNDLLVRLNVAGMRVADVSMPAVYHDEESTIRYRTFVPATSLTLLRGFLRRLKAQTLSGGARPAMLCYVAGIAGVATLGASGVLAATDSTTTGSTAWRLAGGAVGLLASVAILVVAVALDARKNATLEVRR from the coding sequence ATGTATCGCGGACACACCATCGGCGTCGTCGTTCCGGCGTACAACGAGCGAGCGCACGTCGGCGAGGTGCTGTCGACGATGCCCGCGTTCGTCGATCGGGTATATGCCGTCGACGACTGCTCGAGCGACGGCACCTGGGAGATCATCCAGTCGTACGCGACTGCCGACGCTGACGCCGACGAGACCGAGCTGACGGCGGTCGTGGACGACCGATTGACCCCCTCGATCGCCGACGGTGGCGTGCCCGCGGGCCCGGAGATCGTCCCGATCCGCCACGCGGAGAACGTCGGTGCCGGCGGTGCGCTTCGAACTGGATATGTTCGCGCGCGCGAGGACGGCGTCGACGTCGTCGCCACCATGGACGCGGACGGCCAGATGGACCCCGACCAGCTCTCGCGCTTGCTCGATCCGATCGTCGAGGGCGAGGCGGATTACACGAAGGGAAATCGGCTGGCAGACCGGGACGACCGCAGGGAGATGCCGCCGTTCCGGCTGTTCGGCAACTGGCTGTTGACCCAGATCACGAAGATCGCCAGCGGCTACTGGGGACTGCAGGACCCCCAGAACGGCTACACGGCGATCTCACACGAGGCGCTCGCTGCGGTCGACGTCGAGTCGCTGCCGGACGATCACGACTACCCCAACGACCTCCTTGTCCGGCTGAACGTCGCCGGCATGCGGGTGGCCGACGTGTCGATGCCGGCGGTGTACCACGACGAGGAGAGTACGATCAGGTATCGAACGTTCGTCCCGGCGACGTCGCTGACGCTGCTTCGAGGCTTCCTCCGGCGGCTGAAAGCCCAGACCCTATCCGGCGGTGCTCGCCCCGCCATGCTGTGTTACGTGGCGGGAATCGCCGGCGTCGCGACCCTCGGGGCGTCCGGCGTCCTCGCCGCCACGGACTCGACCACCACCGGGTCGACGGCGTGGCGACTGGCCGGCGGCGCGGTCGGGCTCCTCGCGAGCGTCGCGATCCTCGTCGTGGCCGTGGCGCTCGACGCGCGAAAAAACGCGACCCTGGAGGTGCGTCGGTGA
- a CDS encoding DUF354 domain-containing protein → MRVVVTIQHPGHVHFFKHAVSELEARGHEVYVFARENEVTVDLLECYGIDHEVLAGGSNSLLSLAAVQATYETRLLRRARRIDPDVITAIGGVAAAHVAAALDAKSVVFYDTEHATLIKKLAYPFADVVCTPACYRGDVGSKQVRYPGYHELAYLHPNRFDPDPSVLEAVGLEPEDTLAVARFSSWDSSHDVGQGGFDDPRDVVACLEEAGAHVLFTSEIDLPPDLEDHRLATSPDRMHDLLYYADVVVGEGATTAAEAALLGTPAVYVNSLSLGYTTELEERYGLLFNFHGDDRHQAGLEKAVSILEADDPTTWERRRDRVLAETVDVTDVVVREVETAPRDGSLDRASLTANPS, encoded by the coding sequence ATGCGCGTCGTCGTCACCATCCAGCACCCCGGACACGTCCACTTCTTCAAACACGCCGTGTCCGAACTGGAAGCGCGGGGCCACGAGGTGTACGTCTTCGCGCGCGAAAACGAGGTCACGGTCGACCTGCTCGAGTGTTACGGCATCGACCACGAGGTGCTGGCGGGCGGGTCGAACTCGCTGCTCTCGCTCGCGGCGGTCCAGGCGACCTACGAGACGCGACTGCTCCGCCGGGCCCGACGGATCGATCCGGACGTGATCACGGCCATCGGCGGCGTCGCGGCGGCACACGTCGCGGCGGCGCTCGACGCGAAGAGCGTCGTCTTCTACGACACCGAACACGCGACGCTCATCAAGAAACTGGCGTACCCGTTCGCGGACGTCGTCTGTACGCCGGCGTGCTACCGCGGCGACGTCGGCTCGAAGCAGGTCCGGTATCCGGGCTATCACGAACTCGCCTACCTGCACCCGAATCGGTTCGACCCCGATCCGAGCGTCCTCGAGGCGGTCGGACTCGAGCCGGAGGACACGCTCGCGGTGGCGCGATTCAGCAGCTGGGATTCCTCACACGACGTCGGGCAGGGCGGGTTCGACGACCCCCGGGACGTCGTCGCTTGCCTCGAGGAGGCGGGCGCACACGTCCTGTTCACCTCCGAGATCGACCTGCCGCCAGACCTCGAGGACCACCGGCTCGCGACGTCGCCGGATCGAATGCACGACCTGCTCTACTACGCGGACGTCGTCGTCGGCGAGGGGGCGACCACGGCGGCCGAAGCGGCGCTGCTCGGGACGCCCGCGGTCTACGTGAACTCGCTGTCGCTCGGGTACACGACCGAACTCGAGGAACGGTACGGGCTTCTGTTCAACTTCCACGGCGACGACCGACACCAGGCGGGCCTCGAGAAGGCGGTCTCGATCCTCGAAGCCGACGACCCGACGACGTGGGAGCGCCGACGCGACCGCGTCCTCGCGGAGACGGTCGACGTGACGGACGTCGTCGTCCGCGAGGTCGAAACTGCTCCCCGTGACGGGAGTCTGGACCGGGCGTCGCTGACGGCGAATCCGAGTTGA
- a CDS encoding glycosyltransferase family 4 protein: MKVLQLITSTRSFFEQQVSVLEDRGVECTVVGVPGEYSAESPRTPADYLRFYPKILSKVRTGEYDIVHANYGLVAPFALAQPTRPVVVTLWGTDLMSQLGWLRTISRYGARFADAVVVPSPAMSDVLEVDHALIPFGVDTELFRPIPREQARERVGWERDRPIALFPYDPSRSEKDFPRARRIVEHADVDVDLRAVNGVPHEEVPYYMNASDVLLVSSEREAGPMVVKEAAACNLPVVSTDVGFVRETIGDVDNCAVATSDDELAAALEDVLEDGGRSNGREAVDALGLEAMGDQLLEVYQRVLGDENGRPTPVQEGVSRGV; the protein is encoded by the coding sequence ATGAAGGTACTCCAACTCATCACTTCGACGAGGTCGTTCTTCGAGCAGCAGGTGTCGGTCCTCGAGGACCGCGGCGTCGAGTGTACCGTCGTCGGCGTGCCCGGCGAGTACAGTGCCGAGTCGCCCCGGACGCCGGCCGACTACCTGCGCTTTTACCCGAAGATCCTCTCGAAGGTCCGAACGGGGGAGTACGACATCGTCCACGCGAACTACGGGCTCGTCGCACCCTTCGCGCTCGCCCAGCCGACGAGACCGGTGGTGGTGACGCTGTGGGGGACGGACCTGATGAGCCAGCTGGGCTGGCTCCGGACGATCAGCCGGTACGGCGCGCGGTTCGCGGACGCCGTCGTCGTCCCGAGTCCGGCGATGTCGGACGTACTCGAGGTCGACCACGCGTTGATCCCGTTTGGCGTCGACACGGAGCTGTTCCGGCCGATCCCGAGAGAGCAGGCGCGCGAACGCGTCGGCTGGGAGCGCGACCGACCGATCGCACTCTTTCCCTACGATCCCTCGCGGTCCGAGAAGGACTTCCCGCGGGCCAGACGGATCGTCGAGCACGCCGACGTCGACGTCGACCTGCGGGCGGTCAACGGCGTTCCACACGAGGAGGTCCCCTACTACATGAACGCCAGCGACGTCCTCCTCGTCTCCTCCGAGCGCGAGGCCGGGCCGATGGTCGTCAAGGAGGCTGCCGCGTGCAACCTGCCGGTCGTCTCGACCGACGTCGGCTTCGTCCGCGAGACGATCGGCGACGTCGACAACTGCGCCGTCGCCACGAGCGACGACGAACTGGCCGCCGCCCTCGAGGACGTCCTCGAAGACGGCGGCCGATCGAACGGCCGCGAGGCGGTCGACGCACTCGGTCTCGAGGCGATGGGCGACCAACTGCTCGAGGTCTATCAGCGGGTGCTCGGCGACGAGAACGGTCGGCCGACGCCCGTCCAGGAGGGGGTAAGCCGTGGCGTTTAG
- a CDS encoding glycosyltransferase family 39 protein, with translation MAFSRPLAGIRPIRLDTAAAIAGLALAVLLFPLRFVASQIYIETIPIVLGGACVLYLLAAHYDQRSLELPTLSRRAAMSLPSVAIVGLATMVVATTLQGERTHLFFGLASVVGTLVFVQILFTSDRDFNRGVVLLQLVLFAFVFRYTALYATPGLVGIDGWTHVTDLAHAIYESGSLGAISEDKHYASPFYHLLVVASTLLYGVSLKSALYLSVGVVMPLSILLVYTTTNLLIPARWATLAAAFYAVASYVSLWGIHLIPTSLGLVFFLAMLYALIRVMRIEYTVRDFSLLILLSVAVILTHQVSTFIMLVLLLAAFLAQLVFVIGPFGLTRLDTSVFRAKKPVNLVGLVIFNVGLTIFVWSLTPYRRESFLATVLSWLGETLADSAGFLNLASPSASSGGGGEAAAPTLLDQVVAHVEVLGFLILLGATFAGCLYVVHRRRAEQSVFTLLLAAAIMLVFVLGLPMFGIRNFIPTRWFAFLYAPMAILGAVGIRTLTRDLSSVFVVVLVLLALVYPGAMILAPESNVDNPVFPDHHEQLAYDEPELAAAQTIGEMTGSPSGQEIRPDQVLYTDHPYKTMISRTHAYPADTATIVDGEPADHEYVVYRTKQSTDATYFVDANGYGQIRDVPRDRLCRPSQASVYTNGDVAMCVTSTSA, from the coding sequence GTGGCGTTTAGTCGGCCGCTCGCGGGGATCCGGCCGATCCGGCTCGACACCGCCGCAGCGATCGCCGGGCTCGCGCTCGCTGTCCTGCTGTTCCCGCTGCGGTTTGTCGCCTCCCAGATCTACATCGAGACGATTCCGATCGTCCTCGGGGGGGCGTGCGTCCTGTACCTCCTCGCCGCCCACTACGATCAGCGCTCGCTGGAGCTCCCGACGCTGTCCCGGCGAGCGGCGATGTCGCTGCCGAGTGTCGCGATCGTCGGCCTCGCGACGATGGTCGTCGCGACCACCCTCCAGGGTGAGCGGACGCACCTCTTTTTCGGCCTCGCGAGCGTCGTCGGAACGCTCGTGTTCGTCCAGATCCTCTTTACGAGCGATCGGGACTTCAACCGCGGGGTGGTGCTGTTGCAACTGGTTCTGTTCGCGTTCGTCTTCCGGTACACCGCGCTGTACGCGACGCCGGGCCTCGTCGGCATCGACGGGTGGACGCACGTCACGGACCTCGCCCACGCGATCTACGAGTCGGGCTCTCTCGGTGCGATCTCCGAGGACAAACACTACGCGTCGCCGTTCTACCACCTGCTCGTCGTAGCGTCGACGCTGCTGTACGGCGTCTCGCTGAAGAGCGCGCTGTACCTCTCGGTCGGCGTCGTGATGCCGCTGTCGATCCTGCTGGTCTACACGACGACGAACCTGCTGATTCCCGCGCGGTGGGCGACGCTCGCTGCCGCGTTCTACGCCGTCGCGAGTTACGTCTCGCTGTGGGGCATCCACCTCATTCCCACGAGCCTGGGACTCGTGTTCTTCCTCGCCATGCTGTACGCGCTGATCCGGGTCATGCGAATCGAGTACACCGTGCGCGACTTCTCGCTTTTAATCCTGCTGAGCGTCGCCGTCATCCTCACCCATCAGGTGTCGACGTTCATCATGCTCGTGTTGTTGCTGGCCGCCTTCCTCGCCCAGCTCGTCTTCGTGATCGGTCCGTTCGGGCTGACTCGCCTCGACACGAGCGTCTTCCGCGCGAAGAAGCCGGTCAACCTCGTCGGCCTCGTCATCTTCAACGTCGGGCTGACGATCTTCGTCTGGTCGCTGACGCCGTACCGGCGGGAGTCGTTCCTGGCGACGGTGCTCAGCTGGCTCGGCGAGACGCTCGCCGACAGCGCCGGCTTCCTGAACCTCGCCAGTCCCAGCGCCTCGAGCGGCGGTGGCGGCGAGGCCGCCGCACCGACGCTGCTGGATCAGGTCGTCGCCCACGTCGAGGTGCTCGGCTTCCTGATCCTGCTCGGGGCCACGTTCGCCGGCTGTCTGTACGTCGTCCACAGGCGACGTGCCGAGCAGTCGGTGTTCACGCTCCTGCTCGCGGCCGCCATCATGCTCGTCTTCGTCCTCGGACTGCCGATGTTCGGGATCCGAAACTTCATCCCGACGCGGTGGTTCGCGTTCCTCTACGCGCCGATGGCTATCCTCGGTGCGGTCGGCATCCGGACGCTCACGCGAGACCTCTCGTCGGTGTTCGTCGTCGTGCTGGTGCTCCTCGCGCTCGTCTACCCGGGCGCGATGATACTGGCACCGGAGAGCAACGTCGACAACCCGGTCTTCCCGGATCACCACGAGCAACTCGCCTACGACGAACCCGAACTCGCCGCAGCCCAGACGATCGGCGAGATGACCGGATCGCCGAGCGGCCAGGAGATCCGCCCAGACCAGGTCCTCTACACGGACCACCCGTACAAGACGATGATCAGCCGCACGCACGCGTATCCGGCCGACACGGCGACGATCGTCGACGGCGAACCCGCAGACCACGAGTACGTCGTCTACCGGACGAAACAGTCGACAGACGCGACGTACTTCGTCGACGCAAACGGCTACGGGCAGATTCGAGACGTCCCACGGGATCGACTCTGTCGACCGTCACAGGCTAGCGTCTACACCAACGGCGACGTGGCGATGTGCGTCACCTCGACGTCCGCCTGA
- a CDS encoding metal-dependent hydrolase, which yields MWPWEHLAFGYVLYSLHANAIRRERPSGRETIVVAVASQLPDLVDKPLAWAVGFVETGYALGHSIFIAPIVCLAAAALATRRGEQSLGGAFTVGYLSHVAGDVLNPFFLGRGLEVRVLLWPIASPPADAHGGFLEHVLVYLARHVAYLTAEGLTPYLAFQLGLAVAVALLWLYDGAPVASDLWRWLARRAR from the coding sequence ATGTGGCCGTGGGAACACCTCGCGTTCGGCTACGTCCTGTACTCCCTGCACGCGAACGCGATCCGGCGAGAGCGACCGTCGGGTCGTGAGACGATCGTCGTCGCAGTCGCCTCGCAGCTACCCGACCTCGTCGACAAACCCCTCGCCTGGGCGGTCGGGTTCGTCGAGACCGGCTACGCGCTCGGACACTCGATCTTCATCGCTCCGATCGTCTGTCTCGCGGCCGCCGCACTCGCCACCCGTCGAGGTGAGCAGTCGCTCGGAGGTGCGTTCACCGTCGGCTACCTCTCGCACGTCGCTGGCGACGTGCTCAACCCGTTCTTCCTCGGGCGAGGCCTCGAGGTGCGCGTACTGCTCTGGCCGATAGCGTCGCCGCCGGCGGACGCACACGGCGGCTTCCTCGAGCACGTGCTCGTCTACCTCGCACGACACGTGGCGTACCTCACGGCGGAGGGACTGACGCCGTATCTCGCGTTCCAGCTCGGTCTCGCCGTCGCCGTCGCATTGCTGTGGCTGTACGACGGTGCGCCGGTCGCGTCCGACCTCTGGCGGTGGCTGGCCCGTCGGGCGCGATAG